One Romeriopsis navalis LEGE 11480 genomic region harbors:
- a CDS encoding DUF948 domain-containing protein, with the protein MDPIFWLGLSVLLVAISIAAILMTMIPAIKELGRAAQGAEKLFDTLNRELPPTLEAIRLTSLELTELTDDMTDSIQSVGQVAQQVDSSVATAKAQTKQVATTTKSLTAGFKAAWQTLTNEVPVAADTPDTATPIAKSELSEISEASTVEPPFQEADHSTNQPQIAPLSASSPVPPPNPHAETTAQSPKTAE; encoded by the coding sequence ATGGATCCGATTTTCTGGCTGGGACTATCCGTTTTGCTTGTTGCGATCAGTATCGCTGCGATTTTGATGACGATGATCCCGGCGATCAAAGAGTTAGGGCGGGCAGCTCAAGGTGCCGAGAAGCTATTTGATACTTTGAATCGTGAACTACCCCCCACGCTAGAAGCCATTCGTCTGACTAGTCTCGAACTCACCGAATTAACTGATGATATGACCGACAGTATCCAAAGTGTTGGCCAAGTCGCACAGCAAGTAGATAGTAGTGTCGCTACAGCCAAAGCCCAAACGAAACAAGTCGCAACTACGACTAAGAGCCTCACGGCAGGCTTTAAAGCCGCTTGGCAAACCCTGACAAATGAGGTGCCAGTCGCCGCAGATACGCCAGATACCGCAACGCCAATTGCCAAATCGGAACTGTCAGAAATATCGGAAGCAAGCACAGTCGAACCACCATTCCAGGAAGCCGATCACTCAACGAATCAGCCGCAAATTGCCCCATTATCGGCAAGTTCCCCTGTCCCGCCCCCAAATCCGCATGCTGAAACCACGGCCCAATCGCCTAAAACAGCCGAATAA
- a CDS encoding TPM domain-containing protein, whose protein sequence is MKALKMQQLNVKHWLTPDQRAMHQTGRRCGLRQMFTLLLSAIVCLGLWSIAPAAHAFENPQLLPDHPTNVIDLANNLTQIQEEKLDKDLGAFEQETGWKLRVLTQFDQTPGRAVKGFWGLDDKTVMLVADGRGGNILNFSVGEQVYPLLSRTFWVELQTRFGNQFFVRDNGEDQAILQTIQTLELCLRQDGCSVVPGLPREQWLLTLVTSIIGGVILGFTAQPRKAGQGFAWQWALIFSPLWGILFISFGIGPVVTRTSEWLPLARNFIGFLGGAIVAFLLPVFGRLNSEDAES, encoded by the coding sequence ATGAAAGCATTAAAAATGCAGCAACTCAATGTTAAACACTGGCTTACGCCGGATCAACGCGCAATGCATCAGACTGGCCGACGATGCGGTTTGCGTCAGATGTTCACATTATTGCTGAGCGCGATCGTCTGTTTGGGATTGTGGAGCATTGCGCCAGCGGCCCATGCCTTTGAAAATCCGCAATTGCTGCCTGATCACCCCACGAATGTGATCGACCTCGCGAATAACCTGACCCAAATCCAGGAAGAGAAACTCGATAAGGATCTCGGCGCATTCGAACAAGAGACAGGCTGGAAACTCCGCGTCTTAACTCAGTTTGATCAAACCCCCGGTCGTGCAGTTAAAGGGTTTTGGGGACTTGATGATAAAACTGTGATGTTGGTTGCGGATGGTCGCGGTGGCAATATTCTCAATTTCAGCGTCGGCGAACAAGTTTACCCATTGCTATCACGCACGTTTTGGGTTGAACTCCAAACTCGCTTTGGCAACCAATTCTTTGTTCGGGATAACGGTGAAGATCAAGCGATTTTGCAAACCATTCAAACCCTTGAACTTTGCCTCCGCCAAGATGGTTGTAGCGTCGTACCAGGATTGCCACGTGAGCAATGGCTATTGACATTAGTCACGTCAATTATTGGTGGGGTTATCCTTGGGTTTACGGCTCAACCGCGTAAGGCCGGACAGGGATTTGCTTGGCAGTGGGCGCTCATCTTTTCACCGCTCTGGGGCATTCTATTTATCTCCTTTGGGATTGGCCCAGTTGTGACTCGCACATCCGAGTGGTTACCGTTAGCGCGCAACTTCATTGGGTTCCTGGGCGGGGCGATCGTCGCATTTCTGCTCCCCGTGTTTGGTCGGCTCAATAGCGAAGATGCGGAGAGTTAA
- a CDS encoding YtxH domain-containing protein — MSGKRSGAFVVGMMLGAAAGAIAGLVSAPRTGQETRRILKKTADALPDIAEDLSSTVQLQADRLSETAIKNWDGTLVRLKDAISAGVEATREAQQNGSVQVVETSVLDDDDRPASHDDRAPHR; from the coding sequence ATGTCAGGTAAGCGATCAGGCGCATTTGTCGTCGGCATGATGTTAGGTGCCGCTGCCGGGGCAATTGCCGGACTGGTCTCGGCACCCCGGACGGGCCAAGAAACACGGCGCATCCTCAAAAAAACTGCGGATGCCCTGCCGGATATCGCCGAAGATTTATCCAGCACTGTCCAGCTCCAAGCCGATCGCCTTTCCGAAACGGCAATCAAAAACTGGGATGGCACCCTGGTAAGACTTAAAGATGCAATTAGTGCGGGGGTTGAAGCTACGCGCGAGGCCCAACAAAACGGCTCAGTACAAGTCGTTGAAACGTCAGTGCTAGACGACGATGATCGTCCAGCGTCGCATGATGATCGAGCACCGCATCGGTGA
- a CDS encoding glycosyltransferase family 39 protein, giving the protein MRKLFVPPWHRLMVGELFPALEYRSVNRQLLPVWLLLGLGLGLRFANLLGKPVWLDEAFTLFHISGFQPQAAVTNLVTGLPVTVADLLQYQQPQVAHSLGQTIRNIAETAPELPPLYFALLHRWMQLFGGGVWAMRFLSAIISLAVFPTVYWLCIELFGLPIVGWYSMALIAVSPFHLNIAQEIRPYSLWSVCFLVASALFLRAQRRESWRDWVGFSGAVLVGMYTHLFMLLPWLIYWLHSLLRAKLQLTRAFKQFVVVNGFIVAGFIPWLWFGFLMPRGGREAVFAKPFDSSLGLIKGLMQGVGRFFVDFSLNETSPRWGLLLYGLCVLAVLGLAGYSLIYVARHGPRRTRSFIWLMGLLPISLFIVSDLLLNASRTSFTRYYTPSVIVIEIAIAYCMAAKQTFRFQSSAIKPRWEKRWLALLLVGTLSCGWFILMPTWWSKTKTAANLCIVETTSSAAASVIVTDEFYMRSLALAHQLKPTVAFQFYPLKSKTAPSLTPTVQSTFLYMPSPQFLKAMRGRYQLRSVCQPALWKVDAIKE; this is encoded by the coding sequence GTGCGTAAGCTGTTTGTTCCACCCTGGCATCGCCTCATGGTTGGGGAACTGTTTCCAGCTCTGGAATACCGTTCTGTGAATCGTCAATTGCTGCCGGTCTGGTTATTACTAGGCTTGGGGTTGGGACTTCGCTTCGCCAATTTGTTAGGTAAACCGGTGTGGCTCGATGAGGCATTTACGCTATTCCATATTTCTGGTTTTCAGCCCCAAGCGGCGGTGACGAATTTGGTCACAGGCCTACCCGTTACTGTCGCTGACCTCCTACAGTATCAGCAGCCCCAAGTGGCACATAGTTTGGGACAGACCATTCGGAATATCGCAGAGACTGCCCCCGAACTGCCTCCGCTGTATTTTGCCTTGTTACATCGCTGGATGCAGTTATTTGGGGGGGGGGTTTGGGCCATGCGCTTTTTGAGTGCGATCATTAGCCTCGCGGTGTTTCCGACGGTGTATTGGCTCTGTATCGAACTGTTTGGTTTGCCGATTGTTGGTTGGTACAGCATGGCCTTGATCGCTGTTTCACCATTTCATCTGAACATCGCGCAGGAAATTCGCCCCTATAGCCTGTGGTCCGTCTGTTTTTTGGTCGCAAGTGCCTTATTTTTGCGAGCCCAACGGCGTGAATCCTGGCGGGATTGGGTTGGATTTAGCGGCGCGGTATTAGTGGGGATGTACACCCATTTATTTATGCTGCTGCCGTGGTTGATCTATTGGCTACATAGTTTGCTGCGTGCAAAGTTGCAGCTGACGCGGGCCTTCAAACAATTCGTCGTGGTCAATGGATTTATTGTGGCTGGGTTTATTCCTTGGCTCTGGTTTGGTTTCTTGATGCCGCGGGGAGGGCGAGAAGCCGTGTTTGCGAAACCCTTTGATTCCTCTCTGGGATTAATTAAAGGGTTGATGCAAGGGGTCGGGCGTTTCTTTGTTGACTTTAGTTTGAATGAGACGAGTCCCCGTTGGGGTTTACTGCTCTATGGTCTGTGTGTTTTGGCCGTATTAGGGCTCGCTGGCTATAGTCTGATTTATGTGGCACGGCATGGCCCTCGACGCACCCGCAGTTTTATCTGGCTTATGGGACTTCTGCCAATCAGTCTATTTATTGTGAGTGATTTATTACTCAATGCCAGTCGGACTAGCTTTACTCGCTACTACACGCCAAGTGTGATTGTGATTGAAATTGCAATTGCTTATTGTATGGCGGCTAAGCAAACCTTCCGATTTCAAAGTTCGGCAATTAAACCACGGTGGGAAAAGCGATGGTTAGCCTTACTACTGGTGGGCACATTATCCTGTGGTTGGTTTATTCTGATGCCGACTTGGTGGAGTAAGACGAAAACCGCGGCTAATCTATGCATTGTCGAGACCACCAGCAGTGCCGCGGCCTCCGTGATTGTGACTGATGAGTTTTATATGCGATCGTTGGCCCTGGCCCATCAGCTCAAACCAACCGTGGCGTTTCAGTTCTACCCGCTCAAATCAAAAACTGCACCGAGCTTAACGCCAACGGTGCAGTCTACTTTTCTCTATATGCCATCGCCGCAGTTTCTCAAGGCGATGCGCGGTCGTTATCAATTGAGATCAGTCTGTCAGCCAGCCCTCTGGAAAGTCGATGCAATCAAGGAATGA